A genomic segment from Pseudomonas sp. S09G 359 encodes:
- a CDS encoding ABC transporter permease has protein sequence MNLSPLNRRRFERFKANKRGWWSLWLFLILFGLSLGAELIANDKPLAVHYDGDWYFPALKRYPETTFGGEFPLEANYKSPYIQELLKAKDAWTLWAPIPFSYQSINYDLKVPAPAPPSSVNLLGTDDQGRDVLARVIYGFRVSVLFALTLTVLSSIIGVIAGALQGFYGGWVDLAGQRFLEIWSGLPVLYLLIILASFVQPNFWWLLGIMLLFSWMSLVDVVRAEFLRGRNLEYVRAARALGMQNGAIMFRHILPNAMVSTMTFMPFILTGAIGTLTALDFLGFGLPAGSPSLGELVAQGKSNLQAPWLGMSAFAVLAIMLSLLVFIGESARDAFDPRK, from the coding sequence ATGAACCTGTCCCCCCTCAATCGCCGTCGGTTCGAGCGTTTCAAGGCCAACAAGCGTGGCTGGTGGTCGCTGTGGCTGTTCCTGATCCTGTTCGGGCTCAGCCTGGGCGCGGAGCTGATCGCCAACGACAAACCGCTGGCCGTGCATTACGACGGCGACTGGTATTTCCCGGCGCTCAAGCGCTACCCGGAGACCACCTTTGGCGGCGAATTCCCGCTGGAGGCCAACTACAAGAGCCCGTATATCCAAGAGTTGCTCAAGGCCAAGGACGCCTGGACGCTGTGGGCGCCGATTCCGTTCAGCTACCAGAGCATCAACTACGACCTGAAAGTGCCGGCCCCTGCGCCGCCGTCCAGCGTCAACCTGCTGGGCACCGATGACCAGGGCCGCGATGTGCTCGCGCGGGTGATCTATGGCTTTCGCGTGTCGGTGCTATTTGCCCTGACCCTCACCGTGCTCAGCTCGATCATCGGCGTGATCGCCGGTGCCTTGCAGGGTTTCTATGGCGGCTGGGTCGACCTGGCCGGGCAACGCTTCCTGGAGATCTGGTCCGGGTTGCCGGTGCTGTACCTGTTGATCATCCTCGCCAGCTTCGTGCAGCCCAACTTCTGGTGGCTGCTGGGGATCATGCTGTTGTTCTCGTGGATGAGCCTGGTGGACGTGGTGCGCGCCGAGTTCCTGCGCGGGCGTAACCTGGAGTACGTGCGCGCGGCACGGGCGCTGGGCATGCAGAACGGCGCGATCATGTTCCGCCACATTCTGCCCAACGCCATGGTCTCGACCATGACGTTCATGCCGTTCATTCTCACCGGCGCCATCGGCACCCTCACCGCCCTGGACTTCCTTGGCTTCGGCCTGCCCGCCGGTTCGCCGTCCCTCGGTGAGCTGGTGGCCCAAGGCAAATCCAACCTGCAGGCGCCATGGCTGGGCATGAGTGCCTTCGCCGTGCTGGCGATCATGTTGAGTTTGCTGGTGTTTATCGGCGAGTCCGCTCGCGATGCCTTCGACCCGAGGAAATGA
- a CDS encoding microcin C ABC transporter permease YejB: protein MLAYIVRRLLLIIPTLFGILLINFIIIQAAPGGPVEQMIAKLEGFEGATSRIAGGGAEVSVAGSSSYRGAQGLDPALIKEIEKMYGFDKSAPERLWIMVKNYARLDFGDSFFRDAKVIDLIKEKMPVSISLGLWSTLIMYLVSIPLGIAKATRHGSHFDVWTSSAIIVGYAIPAFLFAILLIVVFAGGSYFDWFPLRGLTSNNFDELSWGGKILDYFWHLALPITALVIGNFATMTLLTKNSFLDEINKQYVVTAKAKGLTNHRVLYGHVFRNAMLLVIAGFPSAFIGIFFTGSLLVEVIFSLDGLGLMSFEAAINRDYPVVFGTLFIFTLLGLIVKLIGDLTYTLVDPRIDFASREH from the coding sequence ATGCTGGCCTATATTGTTCGCCGCCTGTTGCTGATCATCCCCACGCTGTTCGGCATCCTGCTGATCAACTTCATCATCATCCAGGCCGCCCCCGGTGGTCCGGTGGAACAGATGATCGCCAAGCTCGAAGGCTTTGAAGGCGCCACCAGCCGCATTGCCGGCGGCGGTGCCGAGGTGTCGGTGGCCGGCTCCAGCAGCTACCGTGGCGCCCAGGGCCTGGACCCGGCGCTGATCAAGGAAATCGAGAAGATGTACGGCTTCGACAAATCGGCGCCGGAACGCTTGTGGATCATGGTCAAGAACTACGCCCGCCTGGACTTTGGCGACAGCTTCTTCCGCGACGCCAAGGTCATCGACCTGATCAAGGAAAAGATGCCGGTGTCCATCTCCCTCGGGTTATGGAGCACGCTGATCATGTACCTGGTGTCGATCCCACTGGGGATCGCCAAGGCCACCCGGCACGGCAGCCATTTTGATGTGTGGACCAGTTCGGCGATCATCGTCGGCTATGCAATCCCGGCGTTCCTGTTTGCGATCCTGCTGATCGTGGTGTTTGCCGGGGGCAGTTATTTCGACTGGTTCCCCTTGCGCGGGCTGACCTCCAACAACTTCGATGAACTGAGCTGGGGCGGCAAGATCCTCGACTACTTCTGGCACCTGGCGCTGCCGATCACCGCGCTGGTGATCGGCAACTTCGCGACCATGACCCTGCTGACCAAAAACAGCTTTCTCGACGAGATCAACAAGCAGTACGTGGTCACCGCCAAGGCCAAGGGCCTGACCAACCACCGCGTGCTCTACGGCCATGTATTCCGCAATGCGATGCTGCTGGTGATCGCCGGTTTCCCCTCAGCGTTCATTGGGATTTTCTTCACCGGCTCGCTGCTGGTGGAAGTGATCTTCTCCCTCGACGGCCTGGGCCTGATGAGTTTTGAAGCGGCGATCAACCGTGACTATCCGGTAGTCTTCGGCACCCTGTTTATCTTCACCCTGCTGGGGCTGATCGTGAAACTGATCGGCGACCTCACCTACACCCTGGTCGATCCGCGTATCGACTTCGCCAGCCGGGAGCATTGA
- a CDS encoding extracellular solute-binding protein, with protein MMCLRQALIASLLLCSAAQAAPQHALTLYNEPPKYPADFKHFDYVNPKAPKGGTFRESSMGGFDSLNPFISKGVPADNVSLIYDTLAMQSLDEPITEYGLVAGKIEKAPDNSWVRFYLRPEARFHDGHPIRAEDVVFTFQELIKEGSPIYRTYYADVDEVVAEDPLRVLFKFKRTNNRELPLILGQLPVLPKHWWATRDFAKGNLEVPLGSGPYKVAEVKAGRMIRYERVKDYWAKDLPITQGFYNFDNRITDYYRDSTVSLEALKAGQFDYWLEFSAKNWANAYNIPAVAEGRLIKEEIPNGNPTGMQGFVFNTRKQMFQDVRVRKAISLLLDFEWSNKQLFNGAYTRTRSYFENSEMAATGLPGPDELKILEPLRDKIPAEVFTQAFAPAKTDGSGMIRTQQREAYQLLQEAGWRIVDDKMVDTTGKPVTIEFLLAQTEFERILLPFKRNLADLGIDLVIRRVDVSQFVNRLRSRDFDMLVGSFPQSTSPGNEQREFWKSSSADKPGSRNYMGLKDPAVDQLVEELIDADSRQSLVAHAKALDRVLQFGYYVIPNWHIKTFRVAYWDHLGHPKTPPRYDVGTATWWAKPDAKPAVPLDTTQTADPASGGD; from the coding sequence ATGATGTGTTTGCGCCAAGCACTGATCGCCAGCCTGTTGCTGTGTTCCGCGGCCCAGGCCGCGCCGCAACATGCGTTGACGCTGTACAACGAACCGCCGAAATACCCCGCCGACTTCAAGCACTTCGACTACGTCAATCCGAAGGCCCCCAAGGGCGGGACTTTCCGCGAATCGAGCATGGGCGGCTTCGACAGCCTCAACCCGTTTATCAGCAAGGGCGTGCCGGCCGACAACGTCAGCCTGATCTACGACACCCTGGCCATGCAAAGCCTGGATGAACCGATCACCGAATACGGGCTGGTCGCCGGCAAGATCGAAAAGGCCCCGGACAACAGCTGGGTACGCTTCTACCTGCGCCCCGAGGCGCGTTTCCATGACGGCCACCCGATCCGTGCCGAAGACGTGGTGTTCACCTTCCAGGAACTGATCAAGGAAGGCTCGCCGATCTACCGCACCTATTACGCCGACGTCGACGAAGTGGTCGCCGAAGACCCTTTGCGGGTGCTGTTCAAGTTCAAACGCACCAATAACCGCGAATTACCGTTGATCCTCGGGCAACTGCCGGTATTGCCCAAGCACTGGTGGGCCACGCGGGACTTTGCCAAGGGCAACCTCGAAGTGCCGCTGGGCAGCGGACCGTACAAGGTCGCCGAGGTCAAGGCCGGGCGCATGATCCGCTATGAGCGGGTCAAGGATTACTGGGCCAAGGACTTGCCGATCACCCAGGGTTTCTACAACTTCGACAACCGCATCACCGACTACTACCGCGACAGCACCGTGTCGCTGGAAGCCTTGAAGGCCGGGCAGTTCGACTATTGGCTGGAGTTCAGCGCGAAGAACTGGGCCAACGCCTACAACATTCCTGCGGTTGCCGAAGGCCGGCTGATCAAGGAAGAAATCCCCAACGGCAACCCCACCGGCATGCAGGGTTTCGTGTTCAACACGCGCAAGCAAATGTTCCAGGATGTGCGCGTGCGCAAGGCCATCAGCCTGTTGCTGGATTTCGAGTGGAGCAACAAACAGCTGTTCAACGGTGCCTACACGCGCACCCGCAGTTACTTCGAAAACTCGGAAATGGCCGCCACCGGCCTGCCCGGCCCGGATGAGCTGAAGATCCTCGAACCGCTGCGCGACAAGATCCCCGCCGAGGTCTTCACCCAGGCCTTTGCACCGGCCAAAACCGACGGCAGCGGCATGATCCGCACCCAACAACGCGAGGCCTACCAACTGTTGCAGGAGGCCGGCTGGCGCATCGTCGACGACAAAATGGTCGATACCACCGGCAAGCCGGTAACCATCGAGTTCCTGCTGGCCCAGACCGAATTCGAACGCATCCTGCTGCCCTTCAAGCGCAACCTGGCCGACCTCGGCATCGACCTGGTAATCCGCCGGGTCGACGTCTCGCAGTTCGTCAACCGCCTGCGTTCGCGCGACTTCGACATGCTGGTGGGCAGCTTCCCGCAATCCACCTCGCCGGGTAACGAGCAGCGCGAATTCTGGAAGTCCTCCAGCGCCGACAAACCCGGCAGCCGCAACTACATGGGGCTCAAGGACCCGGCCGTGGACCAACTGGTGGAAGAGTTGATCGACGCCGACTCGCGCCAAAGCCTGGTGGCGCATGCCAAGGCCCTGGACCGGGTGCTGCAATTTGGCTACTACGTGATCCCCAACTGGCACATCAAGACCTTCCGCGTGGCGTACTGGGACCATCTCGGCCACCCGAAAACCCCGCCGCGCTATGACGTCGGCACCGCCACCTGGTGGGCCAAGCCAGACGCCAAGCCGGCGGTCCCACTCGATACCACCCAGACCGCCGATCCGGCGAGCGGAGGCGATTAA
- a CDS encoding extracellular solute-binding protein, protein MKRPLLLLISLALSFGANATITESHGYTQFGTLKYPAKFTHFDWVNPAAPKGGTLRVMAFGTFDTLNPYTFKGSSPVSTPNFLQYGVNELNEPLMVGTGQYAPSGDEPTSSYGLIAQSVEYSEDRSWVVFNLRPEARFHDGKPITAYDVAFSYRTLLTEGHPQYRTNLQEVARVDILNRHRIRFVFKRAGNPLLILRLGELPVLPQHYWKDRDFKATTFEPPLGSGPYRISKVTPGRQLVFERVKDYWGKDLPVNQGFYNYNKVEVEFYRDSDVAFEAFKAGEFDIYIEHQAKNWANGYNFPAVNRGDVIKAQIAHQIPTQSQGLFMNSRRPTFSQTKVREALGLMFDFEWTNRTLFSSAYKRTLSYYPNSEFSATGVPTGHEWLMLSPYRDQLPANLFTQPFSLPQTDGRGIPRDTMRRALGLLGDAGWKLSGQRLLNKDGQPLRFEILLVNPNLERILQPYVENLISIGIDARLRTVDRAQYKQRLDQFDFDIILITLNQTLSPGLEQWQYFHSSQAAIKGSKNYAGINNPVVDHLLEQLLAAQTREEQLAAGRALDRVLLWQHYSIPNWYLNYHRLAYRNRFAFVTTPPYSLGLSAWWLKASEKAQ, encoded by the coding sequence TTGAAGCGTCCCCTCCTTCTACTAATAAGTCTGGCCTTGAGCTTTGGTGCGAACGCGACGATTACCGAAAGCCACGGTTACACGCAGTTCGGCACGCTCAAGTACCCGGCCAAATTCACCCACTTCGACTGGGTAAACCCTGCAGCGCCGAAAGGCGGGACCTTGCGGGTCATGGCATTTGGCACCTTCGATACGCTCAACCCCTACACCTTCAAGGGCTCAAGCCCGGTTTCCACGCCCAATTTCCTGCAATACGGCGTCAACGAGCTGAACGAGCCGTTGATGGTCGGCACCGGCCAGTACGCGCCGTCCGGCGATGAGCCGACGTCCAGCTACGGGTTGATCGCCCAGTCGGTGGAATACAGCGAGGACCGCAGCTGGGTGGTGTTCAACCTGCGCCCCGAAGCACGCTTTCACGATGGCAAGCCGATTACGGCCTATGACGTGGCGTTTTCCTATCGCACCCTGCTGACCGAAGGCCACCCGCAATACCGCACCAACCTGCAGGAAGTGGCGCGGGTCGACATCCTCAACCGCCATCGCATCCGTTTTGTCTTCAAGCGCGCCGGCAACCCGTTGCTGATCTTGCGCCTGGGCGAGCTGCCGGTGTTGCCCCAGCATTACTGGAAAGACCGCGACTTCAAGGCCACCACTTTCGAGCCGCCCCTGGGTAGCGGGCCCTACCGCATCAGCAAGGTCACCCCGGGCCGGCAACTGGTGTTCGAGCGGGTCAAGGACTACTGGGGCAAGGACCTGCCGGTCAACCAGGGCTTCTATAACTACAACAAGGTCGAGGTGGAGTTCTACCGCGACAGCGACGTGGCGTTCGAAGCCTTCAAGGCCGGCGAGTTCGATATCTATATCGAGCACCAGGCCAAAAACTGGGCCAATGGCTACAACTTCCCGGCGGTCAACCGTGGCGACGTGATCAAGGCGCAGATCGCCCACCAGATCCCGACCCAGAGCCAGGGCCTGTTCATGAACAGCCGCCGGCCGACCTTCAGCCAGACCAAGGTGCGCGAAGCCCTGGGGTTGATGTTCGACTTCGAATGGACCAACCGCACCCTGTTCAGCAGCGCCTATAAACGTACCTTGAGCTACTACCCCAACAGCGAATTTTCGGCGACCGGCGTACCCACCGGGCACGAATGGCTGATGCTCTCGCCGTATCGCGATCAACTGCCCGCCAACCTGTTCACCCAGCCGTTCAGCCTGCCCCAGACCGACGGGCGCGGCATCCCCCGCGACACCATGCGCCGTGCCCTGGGCCTGTTGGGCGACGCCGGTTGGAAGTTGTCGGGCCAACGCCTGCTGAACAAGGATGGGCAACCGCTGCGCTTCGAGATCCTGCTGGTCAACCCGAACCTGGAGCGCATCCTGCAGCCCTACGTCGAGAACCTGATCAGCATCGGCATCGACGCGCGCCTGCGTACCGTCGACCGCGCGCAGTACAAACAGCGCCTGGATCAGTTCGACTTCGACATTATCCTGATCACCCTCAACCAGACCTTGAGCCCCGGCCTTGAGCAGTGGCAGTACTTCCACTCCAGCCAGGCCGCGATCAAGGGCAGCAAGAACTACGCAGGCATCAACAACCCCGTCGTCGATCACCTGCTGGAACAACTGCTGGCCGCGCAGACCCGCGAAGAGCAACTGGCCGCCGGCCGCGCCCTCGACCGGGTGCTGCTGTGGCAGCACTACAGCATTCCCAACTGGTACCTCAACTATCATCGCCTGGCGTACCGCAACCGGTTCGCCTTTGTCACCACGCCGCCCTACAGCCTGGGCCTGAGCGCATGGTGGCTGAAAGCTTCGGAGAAAGCCCAATGA